Proteins encoded together in one Quercus lobata isolate SW786 chromosome 3, ValleyOak3.0 Primary Assembly, whole genome shotgun sequence window:
- the LOC115981222 gene encoding TMV resistance protein N-like, which translates to MARPSAPSLSALAALLLSLGIAILVLPQLVLCVATMTHSEGQENFYPSLSTPTLTHEYEVFVSFRGADIRTGFKSHFFAALNHKRIGAYRDDIDLPRGGEIGPELLKAIEISRIAVVVFSKNYATSDWCLDELVKIMKCKRLLNQKVLPIFYDVSQSEVLEHKGNFAEALS; encoded by the coding sequence ATGGCTCGTCCCTCTGCTCCATCCTTATCGGCCCTTGCTGCTTTGCTCTTGAGTTTAGGCATCGCAATACTGGTCTTACCTCAATTAGTTCTGTGTGTTGCAACTATGACTCATTCGGAGGGCCAAGAAAACTTTTATCCATCCTTATCCACCCCAACATTGACACATGAATATGAGGTCTTTGTTAGCTTTCGTGGGGCCGATATCCGCACAGGCTTTAAAAGCCATTTTTTTGCTGCTTTAAACCATAAAAGGATTGGTGCGTATAGAGATGACATAGATCTCCCTAGAGGGGGAGAGATTGGACCTGAGTTGTTGAAGGCAATCGAGATTTCAAGAATTGCAGTTGTTGTGTTCTCAAAAAACTATGCTACTTCGGATTGGTGCCTTGATGAGCTGGTGAAGATCATGAAATGCAAAAGGCTTTTAAATCAAAAGGTGCTGCCTATTTTCTATGATGTGTCTCAATCGGAGGTGCTAGAACATAAGGGAAATTTTGCAGAGGCGCTCTCCTGA